The Iamia sp. SCSIO 61187 genomic sequence GACGGCGTCGAGATCATCACCCCGAACCCCGGGTCGTCGGGGGCGGCGAAGTGGAACATCCTCGCCGCCTACGGCCAGGTGATCGCCGACGGCGGCACCGAGGCCGAGGCCGAGGAGTACCTCACCGGCTTCTTCGAGAACGTCGCCGCCCTGCCCGGGAGCGGGCGGGACGCCACCACCGCCTTCAAGGACGGCACCGGCAACGTCCTCATCTCCTACGAGAACGAGGCCATCCTCGCCCGCCAGAGCGGCGAGGCCTTCGACTACATCGTCCCCGACACGACCCTGCTCATCGAGAACCCGGGTGCCGTCCTGGAGGAGGCCGACGAGATCGCCCAGCCGTGGCTCGACTTCGTGCTCAGCGAGGAGGGCCAGCTCGAGTTCGTGGAGAAGGGCTTCCGCCCGGTGATCGACGGGCTCGAGATCCCCGAGGTCGAGGGGGCCAACGACCCGTCGAACCCGTTCCCCGAGCCCGAGACGCTGATCACCGTCGGCGAGGCCTTCGGTGGGTGGTCCGAGGCCACCGCCCGGTTCTTCGACGAGGAGGAGGGCATCGTCCCCCGCATCCAGCAGGAGACGGGGAGGACCGAGTGAGCCCGCCGGTCCCGTCGCCCCGGCGGGTCTGACGTGGCCACGACGGTCGCGGGCCTGGGCGGCCGATCGGCGCGCACGCGCCGGTCGGCCGCATCCGGCGGCATCGGCCTCGCCTCGGGCGTCGGCCTCGGCACCGCCCTGCTCTGGTTGAGCCTCCTGGTGCTCCTCCCGCTCTCGGCGGTGGTGGCCCGGGCCACCACCGGCGGGTGGGACGGGTTCCGGGAGACGTTGTCGAACCCGAACACGGCCGCCGCCCTGCGGCTGACGATCGGCATGGCTGCGCTGGTCACCGTCGTGAGCTCGGTCATGGGCACGCTCATCGCATGGGTCCTGGTGCGCGACCACTTCTGGGGCAAGCGGGTGCTCGAGGTGCTGATCGACCTGCCCTTCGCCCTGCCGACGATCGTCGCCGGGCTGGTGCTGCTCCAGCTCTACGGGCCCAAGGGGCCGACGCCGGTGGACGTCACGGGCACGCGGGCCTCGGTCTTCCTGGCCTTCCTGTTCGTGACGCTGCCGTTCGTCGTGCGCACCGTGCAGCCGGTGCTGCTGGAGATCGACCGCGAGGTCGAGGAGGCGGCCGCCTCGCTCGGGGCCAGCCGCGCCACCACCTTCCGGCGGGTGATCCTGCCCAGCCTGACCCCGGCGATCGCCTCGGGAGCCGCGCTCTCGTTCGCCCGGGCGATCAGCGAGTACGGCTCGCTGGTGCTCCTGTCGGGGAACCTGCCGCTGCGGACCGAGGTCACCTCCGTCCGGATCCTCACCTACATCGAGGGGGGCCGGAACGCCGACGCCGCCGTGGTCGCCACCGTCCTGCTGGCCGTGGCCCTCGTCGTCATCGTGCTGCTCGACGTGATCCAGAGGCGGGTGAGCCGCCGTGGCTGACGCCCCCCGCCCGAAGGTCCGCCGGCGCGGTCCGCTGACCTACATCTTCCGCGCCATCGTCATCGGCTACCTGTTCCTCCTGGTGGCGTGGCCCGTCTCGCTGGTCGCCAAGCAGACCTTCGCCGACGGCCTCGGCACCCTCTCGAGCGCCTTCGGCGACGAGGAGGTCACCGCCGCCCTCGGTCTGACCGTGCGGGTCGCGCTGGTGTCGGTCCTGATCAACCTGGTGTTCGGCCTGGGGATCTCCATCCTGCTGGTCCGCCACCGGTTCCCGGGACGCCGGCTGCTCAGCGCCCTGGTCGACGTCCCGCTGTCGGTGTCGCCGGTCGTCGTCGGGCTGTCGCTCGTGCTCGTCTACGGCGGTCGCGACGGATGGTTCGGCCCGGCGCTCGAGGACGCCGGCTTCCAGATCATCTTCGCCACCCCGGGGATCATCATGGCCACCACGTTCGTGGCCCTCCCGCTGGTGATCCGCGAGGTCGTGCCCGTGCTGGAGGAGATCGGCATCGACCAGGAGCAGGCGGCCCGGAGCCTCGGGGCCAACGCCGTCCAGACGTTCCGCCGCATCACCCTCCCCGCCATCAGGTGGGCGGTCGTCTACGGCGTCGTCCTCAGCCTGGCCCGGTCGCTGGGGGAGTTCGGCGCCGTCAAGGTCGTCGCCGGCAACGTCGGCGGCAAGACCCGCACCGCGACCCTCGCGGTGGAGCACGAGTACCAGCAGTTCGGCGCCGAGAACCTGGCCTCGGCCTACGCCATCGCCTTCCTCCTGGCGGCGGTCGCCGTGGTCTGCATCGCCGTGGTGTCGTTCCTGCGACCCGAGTCCGAGGAGAGGTGAGGCCATGAGCATCGAGGTCCGTGGCGTCGAGAAGCGGTTCGGGGACTTCGTCGCCCTCTCCGGCATCGACGTCAGCATCCCCACCGGGCAGCTGACCGCCCTGCTGGGCCCCAGCGGCGGGGGCAAGTCCACCCTGCTGCGGATCATCGCCGGGCTGGAGGACGCCGACGCCGGCACCATCGAGATCGAGGGGGTCGAGTCGACCCACCTGCCCCCGCAGAAGCGCAACGTCGGCTTCGTGTTCCAGCACTACGCCGCCTTCAAGCACCTCACCGTGGCCCGCAACGTGGCCTTCGGGCTCGAGATCCGCAAGCGGCCCAAGGCCGAGGTCAGGGCCAAGGTCCAGGAGCTGCTCGAGCTTGTGCACCTGGAGCAGTTCGCCGATCGCCTGCCCGGGCAGCTCTCCGGCGGCCAGCGACAGCGCATGGCCCTGGCCCGGGCCCTGGCCGTCGAGCCGACCGTGCTGCTCCTCGACGAGCCCTTCGGCGCCCTGGACGCCAAGGTCCGCAAGGAGCTGCGCGAGTGGCTGCGACGCCTGCACGACGAGGTCCACGTCACGACCGTCTTCGTCACCCACGACCAGGAGGAGGCGCTGGAGGTCGCCGACGAGATCGTCGTCATCAACGACGGGCGCATCGAGCAGATCGGCCCGCCCGACGCCCTCTACGACGCACCGGCCAACGACTTCGTCATGCGGTTCCTGGGCCCCGTCACCCAGCTCGGCGACCACCTCGTCCGGCCCCACGACCTGGCCCTCTCGGCGTCGGGCCCCGGCGGGTCGGCGCCGGGCGCCGTCGTCCCCGGCACCGTCCAGCGCATCACCCGGGTCGGGTTCGAGGTGCGCATCGACGTCGCCACCGACGACCAGGTCGTCCTCGTCACCATGACCCGCACCGAGCTGGCCGGCCTGGGCCTGGCCGTGGGCGACCGCGCCTGGGTCCGCATCGTCGACGGTGCCCCCACCGTCCGCGCCGTCGGCCGCCCGCCGGACGAGCCCGTCCTCGCCGCCCTCTGACCGCCGACCGGTGCCAGGCACCGGTCGGCGGTCCCGCGGCGATGACCACGGAAGGTGCCTGGCACCATCCGTGCGATGGCCACGGAAGGTGCCTGGCACCATCCGTGCGAGGCTCCGGTCAGGTCGCGCCGCGGACGAGGTCGTGGACGTAGGCCAGCTTCTCGATGACCGGGGGCGTGAGGGCGAACGGGTAGAGGTCGGCGTGGCCCATCGACCGGTTCACGGCGTTGAGGGCCGTCGCCAGGGCGGTCCAGTCCCGGGCGACGGACCAGAAGCTCTCGTCGTCGACGTCACCCGACGGCGCGACCGCCCCGACGGCGGTGCCCTCGTCGGGTCCGGCGAGCGACATCCCGAAGGCGCCGGCGGTGTCGAGCGTGTCGCGGATGTGGAGGTAGTGGGCGAAGGTCTCGGCCCAGTCCTCCCACGGGTGCATGGTGGCGTAGGCACTGACCCAGCGCTCCTGCCAGCCGACCGGGGCGCCGACGGCGTAGTGGCGGTCGAGGGCGTCCTGGTAGCTCGCCCGCTCGTCGCCGAACAGGGCCCGGAACCCCTCGTGGCGCCCGGCCCGGGCGATGAGGACCCCCCAGAAGTAGTGCCCGACCTCGTGGCGGAGGTGGCCGAGGACGGTGCGGTACGGCTCGTCGAGCTGGGCGCGGAGCATCTCCCGGTGGGCGTCGTCGCTCTCGGCCAGGTCGATGGTGATCACCCCGTCGGCGTGGCCGATCGTCACCGGCTCGAACCGGGTCGACAGGAGGTCGAAGGCGAGCCCCGCCTCCGGATCGGCGGCCCGGTCGACGATCGGGAGGCCGATCCGGCGGAGCTGGACGACGAGCCGCCGCTTCGCCTGCTCGATCACCACGAGGTGGGCGTGGTCGCGCGGGTCGTCGTCGCCGGGGACCGTGCGGGTGAGCCGGCACGACTCGCACCGGGGACCGTCGTCGGGCCGGATCACCCACGTGCAGCCGAGCGACGGGTGCTCGGCGCACCGCACCCAGCCGTCACCGTCGGGGCCGTCGAGGACGAGGACGTCGTCGAGCGGAAGGGCGAAGCCGAGCGGCGCCGCGCACCGCGGGCACACCCCGTCGCCGATGTCCAGCAGTCCCCCGCACCGGGAGCACTCGTAGGGCCTCACCTTCTCGTCACCCGCTCGCCCCCGCGCCGCTCACAGGCGCACCACGTCGACGGCGACCTCCATGGAGTGGGTCCGGCCCTCGGTGAAGATGATGCCCTCGACAGGCGGGACGTCGCCGTAGTCGCGGCCCCACGCCGTGGTGATGTGGCGGTCGCCGGCGAGGACGTCGTTGGTCGGGTCGATGCCGACCCACCCGTCGCCGGGCAGGTGCACGGCCAGCCAGGCGTGGGTGGCGTCGGCGCCCTCGAGGCGGGGACGACCCGGGGGCGGGTCGGTCTCCAGGTACCCGCTCACGTACCGGGCGGCCAGGCCCTGGGCCCGCACGCAGGCGATGGCCAGGTGGGCGAAGTCCTGGCACACGCCCCCGCGGGCGGCGAGGGCCTCGTCGACGGTCGTGCCCACGTCGGTGGCGCTGGGGTCGTAGGCGAAGTCGGTGTGGATCCGGTGCGCCAGGTCCACGACGGCGTCGAGCAGCGGACGGCCGGGCCGGAACGACGGCGCCGCGTAGTCCCGCACTGCGGGGCTGAGGCCGACCCGGGGCGAGGCCAGCGCCATCTCCCGCGCCTCGAGGCCGACGGGGTCGGTGGAGCGGCGGATCTCGTCGCGGGCCACCTCCCACGGCATGTCGGCCGTCAGCGTCGGCGCCGGCGGGCCGGTGACCTCGACGGTGCTCGTCGCCTCGACCGTGAGCCGCAGGTGCGGGGCGAGGATCGAGAAGGCGATGCACCGGTTGCCGTGGAAGTCGGTGCGGGTGCGCCGGTCGTCGGGCACGGGCCAGAACGACACCGTGGCGTCCTGCGGCTCCTGGCCGGGGGCGGCGCGGGGGAGGAGGTGGGTCTGGCCGTAGCTGGCGGTGACCTCCTCCTGGTAGCGGTACTCGGTCCGGTGGGTGACCCGGTAGACGCTCATCGCCTCATCGCCTCATCGCCTCATCGCCTCATCGCCTCATCGCCTGGCCGCCGCCGGGACGAGCGGGCGCTGGGGGAGGATCGGGGTGAAGTGGGCCGCGCTGATGGCGTCGGCCGTC encodes the following:
- a CDS encoding sulfate ABC transporter substrate-binding protein, which encodes MTTRTRSRRRAALAIAIAGLMVVTACGGDDDDASGGGGGGGGQTLNIVGFAVPEEANLAIFEKFTETPEGEGARVEGSYGASGDQSRAVEGGLEADYVHFSIEPDVTRLVDAGLVAEDWKDNETDGIVSDSVVVFVVPEGNPDGIEDWDDLLQDGVEIITPNPGSSGAAKWNILAAYGQVIADGGTEAEAEEYLTGFFENVAALPGSGRDATTAFKDGTGNVLISYENEAILARQSGEAFDYIVPDTTLLIENPGAVLEEADEIAQPWLDFVLSEEGQLEFVEKGFRPVIDGLEIPEVEGANDPSNPFPEPETLITVGEAFGGWSEATARFFDEEEGIVPRIQQETGRTE
- the cysT gene encoding sulfate ABC transporter permease subunit CysT, which translates into the protein MATTVAGLGGRSARTRRSAASGGIGLASGVGLGTALLWLSLLVLLPLSAVVARATTGGWDGFRETLSNPNTAAALRLTIGMAALVTVVSSVMGTLIAWVLVRDHFWGKRVLEVLIDLPFALPTIVAGLVLLQLYGPKGPTPVDVTGTRASVFLAFLFVTLPFVVRTVQPVLLEIDREVEEAAASLGASRATTFRRVILPSLTPAIASGAALSFARAISEYGSLVLLSGNLPLRTEVTSVRILTYIEGGRNADAAVVATVLLAVALVVIVLLDVIQRRVSRRG
- a CDS encoding sulfate ABC transporter permease subunit — protein: MADAPRPKVRRRGPLTYIFRAIVIGYLFLLVAWPVSLVAKQTFADGLGTLSSAFGDEEVTAALGLTVRVALVSVLINLVFGLGISILLVRHRFPGRRLLSALVDVPLSVSPVVVGLSLVLVYGGRDGWFGPALEDAGFQIIFATPGIIMATTFVALPLVIREVVPVLEEIGIDQEQAARSLGANAVQTFRRITLPAIRWAVVYGVVLSLARSLGEFGAVKVVAGNVGGKTRTATLAVEHEYQQFGAENLASAYAIAFLLAAVAVVCIAVVSFLRPESEER
- a CDS encoding sulfate/molybdate ABC transporter ATP-binding protein, with translation MSIEVRGVEKRFGDFVALSGIDVSIPTGQLTALLGPSGGGKSTLLRIIAGLEDADAGTIEIEGVESTHLPPQKRNVGFVFQHYAAFKHLTVARNVAFGLEIRKRPKAEVRAKVQELLELVHLEQFADRLPGQLSGGQRQRMALARALAVEPTVLLLDEPFGALDAKVRKELREWLRRLHDEVHVTTVFVTHDQEEALEVADEIVVINDGRIEQIGPPDALYDAPANDFVMRFLGPVTQLGDHLVRPHDLALSASGPGGSAPGAVVPGTVQRITRVGFEVRIDVATDDQVVLVTMTRTELAGLGLAVGDRAWVRIVDGAPTVRAVGRPPDEPVLAAL
- a CDS encoding putative zinc-binding metallopeptidase, with product MRPYECSRCGGLLDIGDGVCPRCAAPLGFALPLDDVLVLDGPDGDGWVRCAEHPSLGCTWVIRPDDGPRCESCRLTRTVPGDDDPRDHAHLVVIEQAKRRLVVQLRRIGLPIVDRAADPEAGLAFDLLSTRFEPVTIGHADGVITIDLAESDDAHREMLRAQLDEPYRTVLGHLRHEVGHYFWGVLIARAGRHEGFRALFGDERASYQDALDRHYAVGAPVGWQERWVSAYATMHPWEDWAETFAHYLHIRDTLDTAGAFGMSLAGPDEGTAVGAVAPSGDVDDESFWSVARDWTALATALNAVNRSMGHADLYPFALTPPVIEKLAYVHDLVRGAT
- a CDS encoding transglutaminase family protein, translated to MSVYRVTHRTEYRYQEEVTASYGQTHLLPRAAPGQEPQDATVSFWPVPDDRRTRTDFHGNRCIAFSILAPHLRLTVEATSTVEVTGPPAPTLTADMPWEVARDEIRRSTDPVGLEAREMALASPRVGLSPAVRDYAAPSFRPGRPLLDAVVDLAHRIHTDFAYDPSATDVGTTVDEALAARGGVCQDFAHLAIACVRAQGLAARYVSGYLETDPPPGRPRLEGADATHAWLAVHLPGDGWVGIDPTNDVLAGDRHITTAWGRDYGDVPPVEGIIFTEGRTHSMEVAVDVVRL